Genomic window (Mustela erminea isolate mMusErm1 chromosome X, mMusErm1.Pri, whole genome shotgun sequence):
GGAGGATGACCATTCTAGGtttaggaggaaaaagaaaattatgaaagaaataaattaagatttGAGTAGAAAAACAAGTTAtaacctcaaaaaaagaaaatgtaagtaaaaaataaacacactaacaaaaaaacctgaacatgattatttattttataaaaatatatttagttaacTTTGAAAAGACccttaaaaagatgaaaaaaggacTTAAAATTCACCAGAGGgtcaataaaaaaaggaaaaatgtttgctCTAAGATATTATCAGATGAGAGTGAATTAAAATGAGGCAGCAGTTTTGTTTCTCCTATAAAATGGGCCTGGTGGGATTATTCATCATGGATGGGATTTTAAACTACTACAATTCTTCTAGGCAATGTACTGCTATGAGGAACCATTTTTAAATTCCTATACTTCTCAGGAACTCCATTTCTGGGCATGTAGcccaaagaaacaaaccaaaatatgGAGAAACATATGTGCAGAGATGTTCTTTgcagtctttttttccttttttttaaatagaaaaaactcAAGTGAGGGAGCCTAAAAAGTTAACAGAAAGGGAAGGGTTTGGTGAATTATGGCACATCTATGTACTCTGTGGAATATTGTGAAGGCACTAGTATGATGTTTTCGAAAACTACAGAGCAGTAAGAAAAATACTTAGGATACGCAgaaatgttgagagaaaaaaaccacagaaCTGAAAATGGTAATATGCTATAATTATAACTATGTTTCTTAAAAGCATGTATATTTAAACTATGTTTGAACAACCATGTTTTCTAAAAGaatggggggaagaaaaggaacaaacagCAAATGATGGTGGCAGTTCCTAGAGAAGCCTGGCTGGGCCACAGATAGAAGTGGGCTTCTGGACCACGGAGGGAAGGTGGAAGAGGCAAGGGGGTGCTGGCGGGGGCAGGAGCACAGTCCCttgtgtgtggagggggagagTATTTCCACTGGCCAAAACTAGTCGGGGGAGAGGGGTATAAGCCTCTCCTTTTGCTCCAGGGCTGTGTTGGGTCCTAGCCTAGGCTCCAGGTGCCCTGTGTGTGGTCCCCAAAGCACCCTACAGTCTTTTCAAGGGCTTTAACATCGGAAGGGCCTTGTTTTCCAAACCAAACGGAAGCGCTCTGTAGTCCCGGAAGTGCTTCGATGCCCCCCGGAAGTAGCTCTGTGTGAAAGAGTGCTCAGAAATCTCGGAAGCAAGTTGTGGCTTGGGCGCCAGACCAAGCTTTCCCCAAATCTTGGATCTTCGCGATTTTTTCAAAGCGCTTTGAGGTCACGCACTCTGTTGCAGGGCTTTGTCATCTCTGGAACACTGAGAACCATCATGGGCAGCTGAAAGAGTGGGGACGAGGTCACGAAGTGGCTGGAGCGGCGCGAAGTTAAGTAGCAAGGGCAACACTCAGGGCCCCCCGGTTAATGCAGAGGCCTCTGGGAGCCCACTGATGTGTCCCCTCCAACCAGCCACCTCCTAACTCTGTATTTCCTTCAGGAGAGGCCAGTGTCCCCCACCGCCTGAGAACACAGAAAGAGACTTACAGCTTTCAAGCTGAGGTTTTTCAGGGCGTGCAGCCTGCCAAAGGAAATTCCTCCCGCCAACTCCCCAACCACCCCATTCCTCAGGACCAGGTGTGGGTGGAGCCTCTAAAAAACGCCTGATTCGAGGGAGCACTTGGGGCTCCTCCCATCGGCGGACTCCCCTCTGCTCCAACTCTCCTGGGCTCAGCCCCTCCCTAGAGGAAATGGCTTCTCTCGAGGAGGCCTACCGCTTTAGGAGCAGTTCCAGACAGAGTTCCAGTAACTCTACAAACTCTGAATTTGCAGcccaggctgagggtcacaatgatAAGTCCGAGGACCCAAACAATGTCAGGAGAAAGAGTGCTACACTGCATGACCAAAgcgttccattcatctatgggaAGGGTATCCAGGGCACCCAGGGAAAACTGATGCCAGAAGCAGAGGAAGCTGTTGGTgcaaaacccagcagaagagagcATCTCAGCCCTGGACAAAGACCTGCCAGGGTCGTCACCTTCTCTGCTCCTCCGAAAAAGCAGCTGCCAGCCCCCGAGGTCagagtggaaaaagaaatgatagcGATAGAAGTCAACAGTTTTGGTAGCAGGAGAGTGATTATGGATCCGCAAGAGAAACCCTGTAAGAAGTTGCCAGGTGACAGAACGGTGCTCAATTTGGAAAAAGGCTGTCCGGTCCCAAAATTTCTAGACAGACGTGACTGTTGTTCAGAGATCCAAAAGCATCAAGAAAGGGAGGCAATCGCTGAGCGCCCCTTTTCACTTAGTCACCCGCCTTGTGTAGAAGAGCTAGCTGCAGCCAGATTCCCTCAGGAGAAGCCAGTCTCCTTGGGTTTCTCAAGAGTTTCAAAGCCTCCATCCTTCACCACTGGTGGTGTCCCGGACCAACCTCATTTGCACAGGGGTCTGCGGCAGGCCTATACCAGCTACTGGAGCAGCAGTCCCCAGccttcttactctccctctgtggGCAGCAGCAGCGACAGCACACCCCAGGCTGGGAGGAACAGCCGCAGCTTTCTCAGTGATTATCCCTCCGGCTCAGAAATGCACTTCCAAAACTGGTCCAGAGACTGGAAGGCATTAGAGGAAGGTCCATCCCCGAACTTTCATGCCTCTCGTTTCTCCAGAAGTTTAGAAGCCCGGGAGCAAACCGTCCAAGAGGAGACCGCGTCATATCCTTTTGGAGAATATGCGTCTAATTTGGGGCCCAGATGCCACTGGAATCGAGGCCTAGGTCATGGTTTCATTGACACCCATTGCCACTTGGATATTCTCTACTCCAAGCTGTCTTTCAAAGGGACCTTTAGCAAGTTCACAGAAATATACAACTATACCTTTCCTAAGGAATTTCAGGGCTGCATCTCTGATTTTTGTGATCCTCGCACACTAAGGGATGGCCTCTGGGAGGAGCTGCTGAAAGATGATCTGGTTTGGGGGGCCTTCGGCTGTCACCCCCATTTTGCACGTTACTACAATGACACTCAAGAAAGAAAGCTTCTGTACGCCTTACGGCACCCCAAGGCCATTGCGTTTGGAGAGATGGGCTTAGATTACTCTTACAAGTGTACCACCCCAGTTCCACAGCAGCACAGGGTATTTGAGAGGCAGCTGCAGCTGGCCGTGTCTCTGAAGAAGCCCCTGGTGATCCACTGCCGAGAAGCTGATGAAGATCTGCTGGGCATCATGAAAAGAAGAGTGCCCCCTGACTACAAGATCCATAGGCATTGCTTCACGGGCACCTACCCGCTCATCGAGCCCCTCTTGAAGTATTTTCCCAACATGTCTGTGGGGTTCACAGCCGTCCTGACCTACTCTTCCGCTTGGGAGACCCGCGAGGCTCTGAAAATGATCCCACTGGACAGAATCGTCGTGGAAACTGATGCGCCCTACTTCCTGCCTCGTGGGGTTCCCAAAAGCGTCTGCCAGTATGCCCACCCGGGCCTGGCCCTGCATACGGTTCGAGAGATTGCCAGAGTCAAAGGTCAGCCTCTCTCCTACACCTTGGCCATCTTGCGCAAAAACACTAGTTACCTTTACAATCTTTAAGCAAAGAGGGTCTCGTCAGGAGTCTTCCAGGAAAGGGGGAGGAACAGCCCAACAGCACAGACTTGGTTTGAACTCTGCCTCTGTCCCAAGGTCAAGGACGTGTTCAGCGAGTCCACTGGGACAGAAAGAGACCATAATAGGATGCTGGCTTCAAAACCTTTTCATGAGACTTCTGCTTCCGGCTGGTAGGGTGGGGTgcaaaagagaggaaggggggtAGGGGGGAACTGCTCTCAACGTTATCaaggtttttttcctcccagccAAATTGTGCCAGGGTAGGCAGCAAAGAAGAAAGTGTTCCATAGGGTCAGTGGGTTGACTAATCCAAATCCCTGTTCTCTGCTGCCTGGGTTTTTGAGCAGTTGGTGCATAAAGTCACCCTCCTTCCTACTTGCccttcaagaaacaaacaaacagcaaagaaggatgaattttaaaagtaagctaGGTAATTTGTTCTGTTGATTCccaaaatgtatttgttattatAGGAATTCTCGAACCCATATGGTTTGTTCTTAAGTTCATAATTCAGTGGCTGTGCAATTTgcaatttcttatttctaaagATAAACCAACACTAGCATTTTGTCGCAAAGGAAATCGATTTAGATAAAAATTAGTCTGTTAATAGTCAGAATGGGCCAGGTGTGTGATGGGGGGAGCTCTCCATGGAGGAGCTTGGAGTGATGGGAGCCAGAGCAGTCGAATCTCAGAGCAGCACTGAGATGAGTTTCATATCTGAGCTGAACTCCCGACGCTTGTATAACTGCACACCTCTCACGTAACCAGTATATTAATAGCAACTGTTATTCAGATTGCTCTGACTCTTAACAAGGCCCAACTGTATACCACTGAGAAATGCTGTTCTCCCGAAGGACAGAAACGGAGAAGAGCTTCAGGTGCCCACTGGGCAAACAGCCGTCCTTCCTGTGAGATTAAAAGGAGCCCACATATTTGAGTTCCAAAATCTAACTCTGCAAGCCAAAGCACACACCTAAATCCAGGAGTCTCTTGATGAAAATAGGCCCAGCATACTCCAGACTTCTCTAGATTCCCGTGGGCCCATTTATCCAGATCCAGAAAAATCTGCCGGCTCCTCACCATCTGGTTCTTAGCTCAGAAGTCTCCTCCACAGAGAAGCCTTCCCAGACTACCATGTACATAGTGCTCCCCTCACCTGGGGAGAAAAAAACTGCTTGGCTTCCTGTTTTGATTTAATCCTAGCACTCAGCACTGTCTGCAAATTGTGTATTTACCTGTGTGTTTGTTGGTTATCTTCCCCACTGGGTTTATAAGCTTGTCGGTCCTGTTCATACCCCCATACACCTTGTACATATACCCAATGttagaatagtgcctggaacagtgcAGGCACCCAGCAAAGATTTCTTGAGTTAACCTATGAGTGAACAACAGACTCCACTGACCCCTGTGAGTTAATGACAATATTTAAGCAGGGGATCAGATattagggagaaaagagagaaagaaaccatctTATTTCTAGCACCCCTCTCTAACTTAAAAGGCAAGGATTAAAAGGCAGCCATGTTCTGCTGTTTAGAGGTCCtccattaaagagaaaaaatatcaagGTGAAGCCCTACCAGGAACTTGACAGTTCAGCTTTCCTAAAAATAACACTGAGTAGGTCACAGATTTTTCCCCTTTGCTGGGAATCCATTTGGAGAAGGAGGAATTATCAGTGTAAGAAAGCTGTAAGTGCTTTACTTTGCTTTAGTAGGACCAAAAGAAGTTGATGCGATGAAAAAGGTGCAAGTTGATTATATTTTCATGACAGCAAACCTTCAAAAACGAAGCCGGTGTTTGAagaagttgttttttcttttccccatttaatGTACACTGTAAATAGACTTTGCACAAAGTGTGTCCTTCGACCCACAGGAGCCCTGACCTTTTCATAAAGGATTGCGGGAAAGAAGGTTCTGTGGACACATGAAATGGGGAAACACTGAGTACTACAAAATTTAGATTTTGGTGGAGGGGGGAGGAAACTCACATGCCCTTTGATAAGCTAATGTGAGCCACAAATCCTCAACTTCCTCAAAGTTAATTCGTTGGATTAAGTTGAGGTGCAATTTAACAAGCTAAATTCTTTGGGCACGCCAGCTTGGAAAACATGACTTCAGGTCACACTTCTGCTGTTGCGGTCCCCTTGTCACATTGTGGATGTGCCTCTATTTCTCACATCCTCTttcatttccctctctcactgtataaGATCCACCGAGAACAAAACATCATTTAATCTGATCCTAGCAAAGTGATGTTACCTAGCGGGCATTTTAACAATGGCTCCGAGTGAACAACAGCATATCTAAGTACACATTCCACAAGATAAAGAGATCGTATGTATATAGCAATGAATTTTCCTCtccaaaaagaaatggagaaaagacaatcttCTTACCTGCATAGATTATATTCGGCTGTGTTTCTAACACACAGGAGAGAGCCTTGCCATAATTCTGCTTTATTTCATTGGGAATGAGAGTGAGcaatatagttttttttgttgttttttgtttgtttgtttgtttttgtgagtgTAGTATATCCAGAATGGCCCAAATCAAAAATCCAgatcttcctttatttatttcatgaatgTAGTAAAGAGCACTTCGTCTATTCATGTTACTAGTAAAAACAAACTATCAAAATCTTGTGATGGAGATGTGCAAAATTTGGGGCACTCTGTAAATGGCTTTCTAGTGATAGAGATTCCATTGAACCTCAAAGAATGATTAGAATTCATATGTTTGCATGGCACTTCAAAATTGGTGGGTCTGCTCTCACATTCTAGAGGCTTCAGGGAGCCATGAAGGCGACCGGTGATCTAGAAATTCAATTTGCCGTTAGTGGTCTCTGGGCCATTGGTCAGCCCAGAGTCACAAGGCCTCTTGGGCCCATTACCAGGCTCCCTGAACCCTGGCACTCCTTTGACTGCATGTCAATATTTTGCTGCTCTTAAATTTTAGAAAGGCAGCTcttttctacctttaaaaaagcTCCACAAGAACGAACTCCCTACTTAGGGaaagattttgttgttttagttagTCTTTATTCATATGCAAAATTAGTCCCTGCTTATTATAGGATTTTTGTGACAACTCAAGAGCACAAAGTAGGGTAAAAAATAGGCCATAATACTTAGAGACAGTCACTTTAACAACCGGAGTGGCTCCGTGGCAGTGTTCTTGGTATTTCTGTAGTTATTGCCAATTCCAGTATTGTAGTCTTTGAATCAGTTTTGCTAATGTTTACTAGAACTTTCATTTCATAGTTAGCATAAGCTagacattttatttcctctgaatttgtgatttaaatacattattttgtacATCTTGGTTTGCTATCCTGAGCAAATGAGCTACAAGTTTACTAATTCTGTTGTCTGTTCTAAAGATTCAACTCTTAGACTTTTTATTCAAATCTATTCTGTTTATGGTTTTTATAAAATCCTGACCCCACTCCCCTTCAATTGCTGGATGATCTGTTTTattgtgttggtttttttcccctaatgccTTACATTAAAtgcttagtttatttttaatttcggGGGAAAGAACAAGGCATCCAATACTATAAATCTGCCTCTAATTGTAACTCTGTTCTATCtataggattttttattttcatgaagtttACTTTTCCACTGTAAAGATTCATATATAAAGTATTACCAATATATAAACAGAGAAGAACAGAAAGTACAGGTTTTTCTGCTACCTGGAGCCCACTGTTTTGTTAATGTCTTCCCCTTAAGGTAACTGTGATTATATAGCTATGTCAAattatatgtactttaaaaaaaatgcatatggtTTCATGCCCATACTTACTGAAGATTTACATGCTATAACATTCCCCCCACAGTGGGATctggtgtatttttctttctttctttcttttttaatgtagctaGAAACACAAATCTTGTATGTTTTTTAAGCAAAGCTAAAGAAAGAACATGTGCAGGTCCTAGGGAAAGACAATATAaagataagcttttttttttcttttgactgagGGAGAGTTTccctgtattcattatttttaaagaatttttagttGAAGTATTAATTCCAAAGATTAGTATCTACTGCAACTTATCTAAGTAGAGAAAAGtaataggtttttcttttttttaatccctgtaTTGTATTTGGGGCTCATTTCACCGTTGttcattataattttatctttcaataaacattttaaaatgttgtcatgttttgaagtttttattttacaatcATAAGGTTTCTATTGCTCATCACTAATCCTTTTATTTCATGACTTCACCATGGTTGAACTGTTTAATTTGCTTTATAATTGGCTGGAGTGCATCTTCGAGCAACTTCCTCAGGAAAAGTACGCGGATGGCGTATTTATGAGAAATCACATATCTGAGAATATCTTTCCACTGCTTTCACTAATGAATAACACCTCGGCCGAGTCTAGTATTTCTGGGTCACAAACATTTTCCTGTAAAAGTTACAGACATTGCTTCATTGTCTTCTGGCATTTAATGTTGCAGAGAATTCTAATGCTAACTTCTGCTTTGGGGGTTAAACTACTTTTTCTGATCAGAATGTTTGGTAATTTCTTTGCTTTATCCctgaaattaacagaaaaattgccaaactgtatcaaattatttttctctcttctgttaacGTTCTCTGGTACATGGTAAGGACTCAGTCTTCAGGTCTGTGTCTTTTTAAAGTCAAGAAGGTGggatctgtttttattattttcgtATAATATGCTTAATTGCTTTGGCTGCTTTTAATCTAGCTTCTAATTCTTTCAGAACAACTGTCTGTATATGAGAACTCTGCTATTTGTCCGGCCTTCCATTACGCATCTCGTGCTCTTAGAGCTGACCTTGTTCCGCACTGGGGGAGAATTTCTCAGGTTTGCTTTTACCATCATTCATCTCATTTTCTCCaatgttcacttttttctttacCAATATAATGCATCTTTGAGTTCCCTCACACTTCTTCCTTCTTAAGGGAGCTCCTTTGCCTTTCTGCCTAGAGTCTTATTcagcaatatttaaaatttattctctcgCTCTATTTTCTTCCTCCAGCTTTCACCCCCCAGAGATCGCTTTCACTGCTTCCTTCATTCTGTTACTTCCGTGCACTCAACAGAAAGCACAGAGCAAATTGTTATCGAAAGTATTCATTTTtcctatagaaaatatttttcttcctctgcctcttaaATACTCTACTCTCCTATATTTACATCGCGGGCTTTTCGGAAACCTTATGTTggctttctttgttcattcttgAACAAAGAGCCATCTATCCAGACTGGTGTTTCCCCCCAAAACAGGGTGGGTAGgattcccctctcccttccttcaccAGCCATTCTGAGGTTTTTTGATTCCTTCTTCCACTGGGAGGCTGGTTGATAGAAATTCACATACAGCAGGTTAAGAGAAGTAGGGAGGGAGGTGGCGGCCGTGAGTAGTTCCCTAGGGGGAAAACTTTCCCATTTTCcatataaacattttctaaattgaCCTGACCTCTGTCTACTCCAGGAACAGAGCCAGTCTTTCCTGCAAACCGCCTGTGGCGACAGAGCCATACCCTAATGCAACTATTCCTGGGGCTCCTCCTGACACTCCTAAGCCATCTATGGCTGTGTAAGTGAGCCAAGTGCAAGCCCCTACAGGTGGTCCTAACCGCCCCCCACCTCAAttcttgacactttttttttttaacgaagtGAAACTGCCACGTTGTTGGCTTAAGTACATTTCCTCAATATGAGCCCATCTGCACTACACCTAGTGGAAATTCCTCCAAGATTTCAGCATAAAGACGGACCTACCACCCCCAACCTCCAACACTAATAGGatttctccatattttaaaatgttgcagtCATTTTAATTGGGACTGCGAAGGTGAAGAGGTTCATCTAAATATCAAGGCTCAAGTTAGAATCTCACTCCaaattctcaattttttcctcacttttttttttttgataaatttatgTTCCTATGGATACTGTGTTTAAATAGGCatatcttattttaagaaaattcaacTTATACAATTCTGAATCTCATTTAGCTTGCTGAACACAGAAGAGGGTCAGTAAAGGTAAGTTGAatgacaaaaaatacaaaatagagagAGATGActtctaaagaattttttattacaaaaatattatcaTCATAAATCTACTTATGATCTGTGCTCAAATTTTTCATGACTAAATCTAGGGTTTAAGATGAAACACACCTATATGGACAGTGTAAGCattcatcaaatttatttttacttgtctGCTGCTTCTTAAGACCTGATTTTATgatgaataaaagggaaaaaagatgtgGCTAGAATATTAGAACATTCTTCTTGTGGCTTTATCACTAATTAACCATATAACTGGTGCAAACCACTGAAATTCCTTTGTTTGCTGGTTAacctttcaacaaaaaattagaaaatcaacaCTTCCTAACCACAGGACAGTGCAACACTATTTAAAGGACCaagaaaattatgtatatataacagagctttggagagaaaatgaatgtataaaaatactgaataatatATAAATCAGTGTAGGATGCAAAGCTGGAAGCTTAAAAATACTGTCAAAACCACATCTAAAATAGTCTTTTCACATCCTTATGGAATCTATTGAGCaaggcaattaaaaaaacacttgaTATTACTAAGAGAAAAGGTTCATATTCACTGCTTTAAGTCAGACATCCTGGGAAAATAATTAGAACTAGAAGGGATCACACCTCATCCAAAAGAAATCATGTTGTGAATCATGGAGTTTCATTAACTGAATAGAGAAAACTGAATATTGAAATATTcagtataaaatatacaaaagaaaaacagcacctacaatataaaaaataaagggaaaatatatttggtaaaaaatacatataattgacatttaccaaatatgtgtgtgtgtgtgtgtgtgtgtgtgtgtgtgtgtacgaatttttttttctcccagaggGAATAATATGAGAACTGAGGCAAACATGCCCCCTTATGCCACCATATTGAGATACATGCTTTCCAGGTGGGCTTCTACCTGAAAGAGTCAGAAAAAAGATGCTTAGGAAGGATGACTTGTGTGTTCTCTTCCAATCAAAATAATCCATTCTGTAATTCTAGTAATTACCCAATAAACTGGACTCCCCAGTACACTGGACTGCCCTACGGGTTTCAAAGTTTGTGATTTTTACTTCCCACAAGTGCATCAACAGCTGAGACCACAAAATGGACACTCAATACAAGAAAGGCTCCTTTATCAAAAGCAAAGTAATACAGACCAAGTGAGTTACAGAGCACCTGCCAAATTCAAACCTGTGTGTGGAGGGTAAATATCTCAAGACAGTCTCTCCAGCTCTCAGGATTGTATAGTCAAATAAGGGAGAAGAGATTACATGCAAATAACTCCAAAGCAGGGTATGGTATCTCCAAATGATTATAATGCATTGGCTATAAAGCAAAAAGCCATTAGAGAttcaataatgtttttaatttttttaaaaaaagattttacttatttatttgacagagagagagagagatcacaagtaggcagggaagcaggcagagagagaggggtggagaagcaggctccctgctgagcagagagcccaatgcggggcttgatctcaggaccctgagaccgtcacctgagccgaaggcagagactttaacccactgagccacccaggtaccactcaataatatttttaaaaatccatttggtGTACCTTGCTGAGTcctgctatgtgtcaggcactgtgctagactcttgagattcaaaaataaatgagaaattggCAGCATTGGTCAAGTAGTCAGAATGGATCAGACAATGTGTTTGGTGCTTTCATGCTCTACCTCATTTATCCCTCACAACACATCAACAACATAGGGGATATTGTGATCATTGCTTTACAGAAATCGAGGTTTAGGATGCTAAATAATTTACCGAAGAACTCAAAATAAGAGAATGGGATAGCTGGGGTTAGAAATCAAACTTCCTAgttgcctgggtgcctcagatgATTAAGCGGccgccttcggttcaggtcatgatctccgggtcctgggatctagccccacatgggctccctgcttagcgtgGAGAGGGGGgcagtcttcttctccctctccctctgcctgtccccaccactcatgctctctctgtcaaatgcataaacaaaatcctaaaacaaaaaaagagaaaagggaaagaactgAAACTGCCTAGCTTCAGAGGCCACAACCTAATCAGGATCTCCCAAACTGCCACAAAACCCCAGTACACTTCAGCTCCgtggaagacacagagaagcctAATGGGGCTACTGTAATAGCGTTTCAAGGTGCTCCAGTAGGAGATGTGCCTAACCACCCGAAAGCATCAAGAAGAAGGCAGCACGTCCAGGTGGCATCTGAAATGGGTCTTCAAGGTTGAGAGATGGAAGGAGA
Coding sequences:
- the LOC116583453 gene encoding putative deoxyribonuclease TATDN2 — its product is MAFLHYKGNIGNVKILEIRIFLQQKAEGALSSQECVPAAELLVLTRCFSGRAACQRKFLPPTPQPPHSSGPGVGGASKKRLIRGSTWGSSHRRTPLCSNSPGLSPSLEEMASLEEAYRFRSSSRQSSSNSTNSEFAAQAEGHNDKSEDPNNVRRKSATLHDQSVPFIYGKGIQGTQGKLMPEAEEAVGAKPSRREHLSPGQRPARVVTFSAPPKKQLPAPEVRVEKEMIAIEVNSFGSRRVIMDPQEKPCKKLPGDRTVLNLEKGCPVPKFLDRRDCCSEIQKHQEREAIAERPFSLSHPPCVEELAAARFPQEKPVSLGFSRVSKPPSFTTGGVPDQPHLHRGLRQAYTSYWSSSPQPSYSPSVGSSSDSTPQAGRNSRSFLSDYPSGSEMHFQNWSRDWKALEEGPSPNFHASRFSRSLEAREQTVQEETASYPFGEYASNLGPRCHWNRGLGHGFIDTHCHLDILYSKLSFKGTFSKFTEIYNYTFPKEFQGCISDFCDPRTLRDGLWEELLKDDLVWGAFGCHPHFARYYNDTQERKLLYALRHPKAIAFGEMGLDYSYKCTTPVPQQHRVFERQLQLAVSLKKPLVIHCREADEDLLGIMKRRVPPDYKIHRHCFTGTYPLIEPLLKYFPNMSVGFTAVLTYSSAWETREALKMIPLDRIVVETDAPYFLPRGVPKSVCQYAHPGLALHTVREIARVKGQPLSYTLAILRKNTSYLYNL